Proteins encoded within one genomic window of Cucumis sativus cultivar 9930 chromosome 3, Cucumber_9930_V3, whole genome shotgun sequence:
- the LOC105435002 gene encoding uncharacterized protein LOC105435002, producing MHHPCEKEKQNYELNQPEHGVVMTKQLKENQEPLISGGDFSAAEPEESMRSICNPCDFHTPKTYKEVETDQESIGSSEETESPKSVAKVADWRKKLAYVHYQVRRIREEDLHLGEDIGEGFNAKEKINSIGGDWCDVPHNNPPPPPHSSFHNHRVGSQMNVVIFSRPILPSSPLGGKNTFRALS from the coding sequence ATGCATCACCCgtgtgagaaagaaaaacagaatTACGAACTGAACCAACCAGAACACGGCGTCGTAATGACGAAGCAATTGAAAGAGAATCAAGAACCTCTAATCTCCGGCGGAGACTTTTCAGCAGCGGAACCGGAGGAGTCGATGAGGTCGATTTGTAATCCTTGTGATTTTCACACTCCGAAGACGTACAAGGAAGTGGAGACGGATCAAGAAAGTATAGGATCGTCGGAGGAAACAGAGTCGCCGAAATCAGTAGCGAAGGTTGCGGACTGGAGGAAGAAACTAGCGTATGTTCATTACCAGGTTCGGAGAATCAGAGAAGAGGATTTGCATCTTGGTGAAGACATCGGTGAAGGCTTCAACGCGAAAGAGAAGATTAATTCGATTGGTGGAGATTGGTGCGATGTTCCACATAATaatcctcctcctcctcctcattcttcttttcataATCATCGCGTTGGTTCTCAGATGAATGTCGTGATTTTCTCAAGGCCGATCTTGCCGAGCTCGCCGCTCGGCGGGAAGAACACGTTTAGAGCCTTAAGTTAA